In one window of Nomascus leucogenys isolate Asia chromosome 1a, Asia_NLE_v1, whole genome shotgun sequence DNA:
- the HEATR4 gene encoding HEAT repeat-containing protein 4 isoform X1, with protein sequence MTRTQKGKTFLPHCFYQSLPPQLGWGMILNYSKLKGKEECASVSSVPTVLFSSQYCLHRKSQYLKMAAANLTFSQEVVWQRGLPSIPYNQYNFDHLYNTNDIIHTPRIRKARPQKPVSFKFLGSSSPLTGDTSLAVKTESSANPEKKLKKSKPASTVREAPRPLIHHPCMHPDMLGQPPSPDVNLEEKEAWLLPPEEEARAWEATVLEKLNKRTARWIQNKRPQRPGASPNKWQSFLHQQYDWSHIRDELTSASDLELLKQLEAEETAEFEDQSVILPPQEKKKPELLLPVYYRLPSYFQQAETVEIMPGNKTTEDIHEKMSLSQPQTQSYFRQVTPRAGKFAYSTDNTFEQEIYFDEVQIIHQIGAKRDQIVLENLNRYNKQLSKVFPETPEKWSAQAIPEAPCRPVQGALRWTALPTPAKDMLLQVGEKDVPIKTRRLKKQAKSLQEDVTWELVALRRMMKEWKTAWALIIEWHHETVENLLRSLGDLHDDVRIKAITTCATAALERPRLATSQRDSDKTIQDLPEVLLPALEAALCDKNAHVRMAAAICQYAIQSHNPLARNIMQTALLKGNSVDSWAAAQCLALEGTATYPVIKRILHQLFTKKNEDTEEQSYILLSHLSEKTTLIYTMLAVELNSCQWKNRIVACQAFSRISGNVCLDMKHKLIQLMWNDWNKEVRRAAAQALGQMSLGKEVHDIIRVKLGQGNSQERVEALSLIGELKLMTAKLLPSFLHCFSDDFTAVRQAACLAAGALQIRDKMVLECLLNLMQRDPYWKIKAFAIRALGQIGQVSPELTDLLLWAIHYEESPGVRLEACRSILALKLQGDRVRDTFLDVLLLENHDAVLKEMYQTMKILNLGNEGNQEMLQEIKNRIKTLSQKDLLTHKILKLKMVMGKVKEEAKRVYLKPKREQEPLTLQTLLQETFQDEMVLPRRPSEVCDTEAVIKPVKPRAPNPWLQSSVPGLTTRSKVRSSLVKDLRTSREKRIAMGPFRSDYPALYLGKFSDRTFFSPIMSSCSGRKGAHL encoded by the exons ATGACCAGGACCCAGAAGGGAAAGACCTTTCTCCCCCATTGCTTCTATCAGTCACTGCCCCCACAGCTGGGATGGGGCATGATTTTAAACTACTCAAAactgaaaggcaaggaggagtgtGCCTCTGTCTCCAGTGTGCCTACGGTCTTGTTCAGCTCACAGTACTGTCTACACCGCAAGAGCCAATATTTGAAAATGGCTGCTGCAAACCTTACCTTCTCTCAGGAGGTGGTGTGGCAGCGAGGACTGCCCAGCATTCCTTATAACCAGTACAACTTTGACCACCTCTACAATACCAATGACATCATCCATACTCCCCGGATCAGGAAGGCCCGGCCTCAGAAACCTGTTAGCTTCAAGTTCCTGGGTTCCTCAAGTCCCTTAACAGGAGACACCTCCCTGGCTGTGAAGACAGAAAGCTCTGCCAATCCTGAAAAGAAGCTGAAGAAATCAAAGCCAGCCAGCACCGTCCGGGAAGCACCCCGCCCTCTCATCCATCATCCCTGCATGCATCCAGATATGCTGGGTCAGCCACCTTCTCCAGATGTGAACCTGGAGGAAAAAGAGGCctggcttctgcctcctgagGAGGAGGCCAGAGCGTGGGAGGCCACTGTGCTGGAAAAGCTGAACAAGCGCACAGCCCGATGGATCCAGAACAAGCGTCCTCAAAGGCCTGGGGCATCCCCCAACAAGTGGCAGAGCTTCCTGCACCAGCAGTACGACTGGAGTCACATCCGGGATGAGCTTACCTCTGCCAGTGACCTGGAGCTCCTGAAACAGCTGGAGGCAGAAGAGACAGCAGAGTTTGAGGATCAAAGTGTCATCCTGCCCCCACAGGAAAAGAAGAAGCCAGAACTGCTGCTTCCTGTTTACTACAG ATTGCCCAGTTACTTCCAACAAGCAGAGACAGTTGAAATCATGCCTGGCAATAAGACCACTGAGGATATCCATGAAAAGATGAGCCTCTCCCAGCCCCAAACCCAGAGCTACTTTCGCCAGGTGACTCCCCGAGCTGGAAAGTTTGCCTACTCCACAGACAACACCTTTGAACAGGAGATTTACTTTG ATGAAGTCCAGATCATCCACCAGATTGGTGCAAAGAGAGACCAGATTGTCCTGGAAAACCTAAATCGGTACAACAAGCAGCTATCTAAGGTCTTCCCTGAAACGCCAGAAAAGTGGAGTGCCCAGGCAATTCCTGAAGCAC CTTGCAGACCCGTGCAAGGAGCCCTGCGCTGGACTGCTTTGCCCACCCCCGCCAAGGATATGCTGCTGCAGGTGGGTGAGAAGGATGTGCCTATTAAGACCAGGAGATTGAAGAAGCAGGCAAAATCACTGCAGGAGGATGTGACCTGGGAACTGGTGGCCCTGCGGAGGATGATGAAGGAATGGAAGACTGCCTGGGCTCTGA TCATAGAGTGGCACCATGAGACAGTAGAGAACCTGCTTCGGAGCTTGGGAGACCTGCATGATGATGTTCGGATCAAAGCTATCACCACATGTGCCACAGCTGCTTTGGAACGGCCCCGGCTTGCCACCAGCCAGAGAGACTCAG ACAAGACCATCCAGGACTTGCCGGAGGTTCTACTGCCTGCCCTAGAGGCTGCTCTTTGTGACAAGAATGCCCATGTGCGGATGGCAGCAGCAATATGCCAATATGCCATACAGTCACATAATCCCCTTGCCCGGAACATCATGCAGACTGCCCTTCTGAAGG GTAACAGTGTGGATAGCTGGGCTGCAGCTCAGTGCTTGGCTCTGGAAGGTACTGCCACTTACCCTGTGATTAAGAGGATCCTCCACCAGCTGTTTACAAAGAAGAATGAGGACACTGAGGAACAGTCTTATATCCTCCTGAGCCATCTGAGTGAGAAGACA ACCCTGATATACACCATGCTTGCTGTGGAGCTGAACAGCTGTCAATGGAAGAACCGGATTGTGGCCTGCCAGGCTTTCTCCCGGATCAGTGGAAATGTCTGCTTG GATATGAAACATAAGTTGATCCAGCTGATGTGGAATGACTGGAATAAGGAAGTGAGGCGAGCAGCTGCACAGGCGCTGGGGCAAATGAGCCTCGGGAAAGAGGTGCACGACATAATCAG GGTCAAGCTGGGTCAAGGAAATTCCCAGGAGCGTGTGGAAGCTCTCTCCCTGATAGGTGAGCTCAAGCTTATGACCGCCAAGCTTCTCCCAAGCTTCCTGCACTGCTTCTCTGATGACTTCACAGCAGTTCGGCAGGCAGCCTGTTTAGCAGCTGGTGCCCTGCAGATCCGCGACAAGATG GTGCTTGAATGCCTCCTGAACCTGATGCAGAGAGATCCTTACTGGAAAATCAAGGCCTTTGCCATTCGAG CTTTGGGACAGATTGGGCAAGTAAGTCCCGAGCTGACGGATCTTCTGCTCTGGGCTATCCACTATGAAGAGTCACCGGGTGTACGGCTGGAAGCTTGCCGTAGCATCCTAGCCCTGAAACTTCAAGGGGACCGGGTCAGGGACACCTTCCTAGACGTGCTGCTCCTGGAGAACCATGATGCTGTTCTAAA GGAAATGTACCAGACAATGAAGATACTCAACTTAGGAAATGAAGGAAACCAAGAAATgcttcaggagatcaagaacagg ATTAAAACACTAAGCCAAAAGGACTTGCTGACACACAAAATACTCAAGCTGAAGATGGTCATGGGAAAAGTGAAGGAGGAAGCAAAACGTGTTTACTTGAAACCCAAAAGAGAACAAGAACCACTAACACTCCAGACTTTACTCCAAGAAACTTTTCAGG
- the HEATR4 gene encoding HEAT repeat-containing protein 4 isoform X2, with amino-acid sequence MTRTQKGKTFLPHCFYQSLPPQLGWGMILNYSKLKGKEECASVSSVPTVLFSSQYCLHRKSQYLKMAAANLTFSQEVVWQRGLPSIPYNQYNFDHLYNTNDIIHTPRIRKARPQKPVSFKFLGSSSPLTGDTSLAVKTESSANPEKKLKKSKPASTVREAPRPLIHHPCMHPDMLGQPPSPDVNLEEKEAWLLPPEEEARAWEATVLEKLNKRTARWIQNKRPQRPGASPNKWQSFLHQQYDWSHIRDELTSASDLELLKQLEAEETAEFEDQSVILPPQEKKKPELLLPVYYRLPSYFQQAETVEIMPGNKTTEDIHEKMSLSQPQTQSYFRQVTPRAGKFAYSTDNTFEQEIYFDEVQIIHQIGAKRDQIVLENLNRYNKQLSKVFPETPEKWSAQAIPEAPCRPVQGALRWTALPTPAKDMLLQVGEKDVPIKTRRLKKQAKSLQEDVTWELVALRRMMKEWKTAWALIIEWHHETVENLLRSLGDLHDDVRIKAITTCATAALERPRLATSQRDSDKTIQDLPEVLLPALEAALCDKNAHVRMAAAICQYAIQSHNPLARNIMQTALLKGNSVDSWAAAQCLALEGTATYPVIKRILHQLFTKKNEDTEEQSYILLSHLSEKTTLIYTMLAVELNSCQWKNRIVACQAFSRISGNVCLDMKHKLIQLMWNDWNKEVRRAAAQALGQMSLGKEVHDIIRVKLGQGNSQERVEALSLIGELKLMTAKLLPSFLHCFSDDFTAVRQAACLAAGALQIRDKMVLECLLNLMQRDPYWKIKAFAIRALGQIGQVSPELTDLLLWAIHYEESPGVRLEACRSILALKLQGDRVRDTFLDVLLLENHDAVLKLKH; translated from the exons ATGACCAGGACCCAGAAGGGAAAGACCTTTCTCCCCCATTGCTTCTATCAGTCACTGCCCCCACAGCTGGGATGGGGCATGATTTTAAACTACTCAAAactgaaaggcaaggaggagtgtGCCTCTGTCTCCAGTGTGCCTACGGTCTTGTTCAGCTCACAGTACTGTCTACACCGCAAGAGCCAATATTTGAAAATGGCTGCTGCAAACCTTACCTTCTCTCAGGAGGTGGTGTGGCAGCGAGGACTGCCCAGCATTCCTTATAACCAGTACAACTTTGACCACCTCTACAATACCAATGACATCATCCATACTCCCCGGATCAGGAAGGCCCGGCCTCAGAAACCTGTTAGCTTCAAGTTCCTGGGTTCCTCAAGTCCCTTAACAGGAGACACCTCCCTGGCTGTGAAGACAGAAAGCTCTGCCAATCCTGAAAAGAAGCTGAAGAAATCAAAGCCAGCCAGCACCGTCCGGGAAGCACCCCGCCCTCTCATCCATCATCCCTGCATGCATCCAGATATGCTGGGTCAGCCACCTTCTCCAGATGTGAACCTGGAGGAAAAAGAGGCctggcttctgcctcctgagGAGGAGGCCAGAGCGTGGGAGGCCACTGTGCTGGAAAAGCTGAACAAGCGCACAGCCCGATGGATCCAGAACAAGCGTCCTCAAAGGCCTGGGGCATCCCCCAACAAGTGGCAGAGCTTCCTGCACCAGCAGTACGACTGGAGTCACATCCGGGATGAGCTTACCTCTGCCAGTGACCTGGAGCTCCTGAAACAGCTGGAGGCAGAAGAGACAGCAGAGTTTGAGGATCAAAGTGTCATCCTGCCCCCACAGGAAAAGAAGAAGCCAGAACTGCTGCTTCCTGTTTACTACAG ATTGCCCAGTTACTTCCAACAAGCAGAGACAGTTGAAATCATGCCTGGCAATAAGACCACTGAGGATATCCATGAAAAGATGAGCCTCTCCCAGCCCCAAACCCAGAGCTACTTTCGCCAGGTGACTCCCCGAGCTGGAAAGTTTGCCTACTCCACAGACAACACCTTTGAACAGGAGATTTACTTTG ATGAAGTCCAGATCATCCACCAGATTGGTGCAAAGAGAGACCAGATTGTCCTGGAAAACCTAAATCGGTACAACAAGCAGCTATCTAAGGTCTTCCCTGAAACGCCAGAAAAGTGGAGTGCCCAGGCAATTCCTGAAGCAC CTTGCAGACCCGTGCAAGGAGCCCTGCGCTGGACTGCTTTGCCCACCCCCGCCAAGGATATGCTGCTGCAGGTGGGTGAGAAGGATGTGCCTATTAAGACCAGGAGATTGAAGAAGCAGGCAAAATCACTGCAGGAGGATGTGACCTGGGAACTGGTGGCCCTGCGGAGGATGATGAAGGAATGGAAGACTGCCTGGGCTCTGA TCATAGAGTGGCACCATGAGACAGTAGAGAACCTGCTTCGGAGCTTGGGAGACCTGCATGATGATGTTCGGATCAAAGCTATCACCACATGTGCCACAGCTGCTTTGGAACGGCCCCGGCTTGCCACCAGCCAGAGAGACTCAG ACAAGACCATCCAGGACTTGCCGGAGGTTCTACTGCCTGCCCTAGAGGCTGCTCTTTGTGACAAGAATGCCCATGTGCGGATGGCAGCAGCAATATGCCAATATGCCATACAGTCACATAATCCCCTTGCCCGGAACATCATGCAGACTGCCCTTCTGAAGG GTAACAGTGTGGATAGCTGGGCTGCAGCTCAGTGCTTGGCTCTGGAAGGTACTGCCACTTACCCTGTGATTAAGAGGATCCTCCACCAGCTGTTTACAAAGAAGAATGAGGACACTGAGGAACAGTCTTATATCCTCCTGAGCCATCTGAGTGAGAAGACA ACCCTGATATACACCATGCTTGCTGTGGAGCTGAACAGCTGTCAATGGAAGAACCGGATTGTGGCCTGCCAGGCTTTCTCCCGGATCAGTGGAAATGTCTGCTTG GATATGAAACATAAGTTGATCCAGCTGATGTGGAATGACTGGAATAAGGAAGTGAGGCGAGCAGCTGCACAGGCGCTGGGGCAAATGAGCCTCGGGAAAGAGGTGCACGACATAATCAG GGTCAAGCTGGGTCAAGGAAATTCCCAGGAGCGTGTGGAAGCTCTCTCCCTGATAGGTGAGCTCAAGCTTATGACCGCCAAGCTTCTCCCAAGCTTCCTGCACTGCTTCTCTGATGACTTCACAGCAGTTCGGCAGGCAGCCTGTTTAGCAGCTGGTGCCCTGCAGATCCGCGACAAGATG GTGCTTGAATGCCTCCTGAACCTGATGCAGAGAGATCCTTACTGGAAAATCAAGGCCTTTGCCATTCGAG CTTTGGGACAGATTGGGCAAGTAAGTCCCGAGCTGACGGATCTTCTGCTCTGGGCTATCCACTATGAAGAGTCACCGGGTGTACGGCTGGAAGCTTGCCGTAGCATCCTAGCCCTGAAACTTCAAGGGGACCGGGTCAGGGACACCTTCCTAGACGTGCTGCTCCTGGAGAACCATGATGCTGTTCTAAA ATTAAAACACTAA